One segment of Phalacrocorax carbo chromosome 24, bPhaCar2.1, whole genome shotgun sequence DNA contains the following:
- the FGFR1 gene encoding fibroblast growth factor receptor 1 isoform X5: MFTWRCLILWAVLVTATLSAARPAPTLPDQDALPSAEDDDDEEDSSSEEKEADNTKPNQAIAPYWTYPEKMEKKLHAVPAAKTVKFKCPSSGTPNPTLRWLKNGKEFKPDHRIGGYKVRYATWSIIMDSVVPSDKGNYTCIVENKYGSINHTYQLDVVERSPHRPILQAGLPANKTVALGSNVEFVCKVYSDPQPHIQWLKHIEVNGSKIGPDNLPYVQILKTAGVNTTDKEMEVLHLRNVSFEDAGEYTCLAGNSIGISHHSAWLTVLEAIEDTPAMMTSPLYLEIIIYCTGAFLISCMVVTVIIYKMKSTTKKTDFNSQLAVHKLAKSIPLRRQVSADSSSSMNSGVMLVRPSRLSSSGTPMLAGVSEYELPEDPRWELPRDRLILGKPLGEGCFGQVVLAEAIGLDKDKPNRVTKVAVKMLKSDATEKDLSDLISEMEMMKMIGKHKNIINLLGACTQDGPLYVIVEYASKGNLREYLQARRPPGMEYCYNPTRVPEEQLSFKDLVSCAYQVARGMEYLASKKCIHRDLAARNVLVTEDNVMKIADFGLARDIHHIDYYKKTTNGRLPVKWMAPEALFDRIYTHQSDVWSFGVLLWEIFTLGGSPYPGVPVEELFKLLKEGHRMDKPSNCTNELYMMMRDCWHAVPSQRPTFKQLVEDLDRIVAMTSNQEYLDLSMPLDQYSPGFPDTRSSTCSSGEDSVFSHDPLPDEPCLPKFPPQHTNGGLKRH; encoded by the exons ACGCGCTCCCTTCCGCggaggatgatgatgatgaagaggATTCCTCTTCAGAGGAGAAGGAGGCGGATAACACCAAGCCAAACC aggCCATTGCTCCCTACTGGACCTATCCTGAGAAGATGGAGAAGAAGCTCCATGCCGTCCCTGCTGCCAAAACGGTGAAATTCAAGTGTCCGTCGAGCGGGACGCCCAACCCCACACTGCGCTGGCTGAAGAACGGCAAGGAGTTCAAACCCGACCACCGCATTGGGGGGTACAAG GTCCGCTACGCAACCTGGAGCATCATCATGGACTCGGTGGTGCCGTCCGATAAGGGCAACTACACGTGTATCGTGGAGAACAAATACGGGAGCATCAACCACACCTACCAGCTGGATGTCGTGG AGCGGTCCCCGCACCGGCCcatcctgcaggcagggctgcctgccaACAAGACGGTGGCCCTGGGCAGCAACGTGGAGTTTGTCTGCAAGGTGTACAgcgacccccagccccacatccagTGGCTGAAGCACATCGAGGTGAACGGCAGCAAGATTGGCCCCGACAACCTGCCCTACGTGCAGATCCTGAAG ACGGCTGGCGTTAACACAACAGACAAAGAAATGGAAGTCCTTCACTTAAGGAATGTCTCATTTGAGGATGCTGGGGAGTATACATGTTTGGCGGGTAATTCTATTGGGATCTCCCATCACTCTGCATGGTTGACAGTTCTCGAAG CTATTGAAGACACCCCGGCCATGATGACGTCCCCCCTCTACCTGGAGATCATCATTTACTGCACTGGGGCCTTCCTCATCTCCTGCATGGTGGTGACCGTCATCATCTACAAGATGAAGAGCACCACCAAGAAGACGGACTTCAACAGCCAGCTGGCCGTGCACAAGCTGGCCAAGAGCATCCCCCTGCGCAGACAG GTGTCGGCCGACTCCAGCTCCTCCATGAACTCGGGCGTGATGCTGGTCCGGCCCTCGCGGCTCTCCTCCAGCGGCACCCCCATGCTGGCCGGCGTCTCCGAGTACGAGCTCCCAGAGGACCCGCGCTGGGAGCTGCCCCGGGACAG GCTGATCCTGGGCAAGCCCCTGGGAGAAGGGTGCTTCGGGCAGGTGGTGCTGGCAGAAGCCATCGGCCTTGACAAGGACAAGCCAAACCGTGTGACCAAGGTGGCAGTGAAGATGCTCAAGT CCGACGCCACGGAGAAGGACTTGTCTGACCTCATCTCCGAGATGGAGATGATGAAGATGATCGGCAAGCACAAGAACATCATCAACCTGCTGGGAGCCTGCACGCAGGACG GACCCCTCTATGTGATCGTGGAGTATGCGAGCAAGGGCAACCTGCGGGAGTACCTGCAAGCCCGGCGGCCCCCTGGCATGGAGTACTGCTACAACCCCACCCGCGTCCCCGAGGAGCAGCTCTCCTTCAAGGACCTGGTCTCCTGCGCCTACCAGGTGGCCCGGGGCATGGAGTACCTGGCCTCCAAGAAG TGCATCCACAGGGACCTGGCGGCCAGGAACGTCTTGGTGACCGAGGACAACGTGATGAAGATCGCTGACTTCGGTCTAGCCCGTGACATCCACCACATAGATTACTACAAGAAGACAACAAAC GGTCGCCTGCCAGTGAAGTGGATGGCCCCAGAGGCTCTCTTCGACCGAATATACACTCATCAGAGCGACGT GTGGTCCTTCGGCGTGCTGCTGTGGGAGATCTTCACGCTGGGTGGCTCGCCCTACCCCGGCGTGCCGGTCGAGGAGCTCTTCAAGCTGCTGAAGGAAGGTCACAGGATGGACAAGCCCAGCAACTGCACCAACGAGCT GTACATGATGATGCGGGATTGCTGGCACGCCGTCCCCTCCCAGAGACCCACCTTCAAGCAGCTGGTGGAAGACCTGGATAGGATCGTGGCCATGACCTCCAACCAG GAGTACCTGGACCTCTCCATGCCGCTGGATCAGTATTCTCCCGGCTTCCCAGACACCCGCAGCTCCACCTGCTCCTCGGGAGAGGACTCTGTTTTTTCTCACGACCCTCTTCCAGACGAGCCGTGCCTTCCCAAGTTCCCCCCTCAGCACACCAACGGCGGACTGAAGCGACACTGA
- the FGFR1 gene encoding fibroblast growth factor receptor 1 isoform X4, translating into MFTWRCLILWAVLVTATLSAARPAPTLPDQDALPSAEDDDDEEDSSSEEKEADNTKPNQAIAPYWTYPEKMEKKLHAVPAAKTVKFKCPSSGTPNPTLRWLKNGKEFKPDHRIGGYKVRYATWSIIMDSVVPSDKGNYTCIVENKYGSINHTYQLDVVERSPHRPILQAGLPANKTVALGSNVEFVCKVYSDPQPHIQWLKHIEVNGSKIGPDNLPYVQILKTAGVNTTDKEMEVLHLRNVSFEDAGEYTCLAGNSIGISHHSAWLTVLEAIEDTPAMMTSPLYLEIIIYCTGAFLISCMVVTVIIYKMKSTTKKTDFNSQLAVHKLAKSIPLRRQVTVSADSSSSMNSGVMLVRPSRLSSSGTPMLAGVSEYELPEDPRWELPRDRLILGKPLGEGCFGQVVLAEAIGLDKDKPNRVTKVAVKMLKSDATEKDLSDLISEMEMMKMIGKHKNIINLLGACTQDGPLYVIVEYASKGNLREYLQARRPPGMEYCYNPTRVPEEQLSFKDLVSCAYQVARGMEYLASKKCIHRDLAARNVLVTEDNVMKIADFGLARDIHHIDYYKKTTNGRLPVKWMAPEALFDRIYTHQSDVWSFGVLLWEIFTLGGSPYPGVPVEELFKLLKEGHRMDKPSNCTNELYMMMRDCWHAVPSQRPTFKQLVEDLDRIVAMTSNQEYLDLSMPLDQYSPGFPDTRSSTCSSGEDSVFSHDPLPDEPCLPKFPPQHTNGGLKRH; encoded by the exons ACGCGCTCCCTTCCGCggaggatgatgatgatgaagaggATTCCTCTTCAGAGGAGAAGGAGGCGGATAACACCAAGCCAAACC aggCCATTGCTCCCTACTGGACCTATCCTGAGAAGATGGAGAAGAAGCTCCATGCCGTCCCTGCTGCCAAAACGGTGAAATTCAAGTGTCCGTCGAGCGGGACGCCCAACCCCACACTGCGCTGGCTGAAGAACGGCAAGGAGTTCAAACCCGACCACCGCATTGGGGGGTACAAG GTCCGCTACGCAACCTGGAGCATCATCATGGACTCGGTGGTGCCGTCCGATAAGGGCAACTACACGTGTATCGTGGAGAACAAATACGGGAGCATCAACCACACCTACCAGCTGGATGTCGTGG AGCGGTCCCCGCACCGGCCcatcctgcaggcagggctgcctgccaACAAGACGGTGGCCCTGGGCAGCAACGTGGAGTTTGTCTGCAAGGTGTACAgcgacccccagccccacatccagTGGCTGAAGCACATCGAGGTGAACGGCAGCAAGATTGGCCCCGACAACCTGCCCTACGTGCAGATCCTGAAG ACGGCTGGCGTTAACACAACAGACAAAGAAATGGAAGTCCTTCACTTAAGGAATGTCTCATTTGAGGATGCTGGGGAGTATACATGTTTGGCGGGTAATTCTATTGGGATCTCCCATCACTCTGCATGGTTGACAGTTCTCGAAG CTATTGAAGACACCCCGGCCATGATGACGTCCCCCCTCTACCTGGAGATCATCATTTACTGCACTGGGGCCTTCCTCATCTCCTGCATGGTGGTGACCGTCATCATCTACAAGATGAAGAGCACCACCAAGAAGACGGACTTCAACAGCCAGCTGGCCGTGCACAAGCTGGCCAAGAGCATCCCCCTGCGCAGACAGGTAACAG TGTCGGCCGACTCCAGCTCCTCCATGAACTCGGGCGTGATGCTGGTCCGGCCCTCGCGGCTCTCCTCCAGCGGCACCCCCATGCTGGCCGGCGTCTCCGAGTACGAGCTCCCAGAGGACCCGCGCTGGGAGCTGCCCCGGGACAG GCTGATCCTGGGCAAGCCCCTGGGAGAAGGGTGCTTCGGGCAGGTGGTGCTGGCAGAAGCCATCGGCCTTGACAAGGACAAGCCAAACCGTGTGACCAAGGTGGCAGTGAAGATGCTCAAGT CCGACGCCACGGAGAAGGACTTGTCTGACCTCATCTCCGAGATGGAGATGATGAAGATGATCGGCAAGCACAAGAACATCATCAACCTGCTGGGAGCCTGCACGCAGGACG GACCCCTCTATGTGATCGTGGAGTATGCGAGCAAGGGCAACCTGCGGGAGTACCTGCAAGCCCGGCGGCCCCCTGGCATGGAGTACTGCTACAACCCCACCCGCGTCCCCGAGGAGCAGCTCTCCTTCAAGGACCTGGTCTCCTGCGCCTACCAGGTGGCCCGGGGCATGGAGTACCTGGCCTCCAAGAAG TGCATCCACAGGGACCTGGCGGCCAGGAACGTCTTGGTGACCGAGGACAACGTGATGAAGATCGCTGACTTCGGTCTAGCCCGTGACATCCACCACATAGATTACTACAAGAAGACAACAAAC GGTCGCCTGCCAGTGAAGTGGATGGCCCCAGAGGCTCTCTTCGACCGAATATACACTCATCAGAGCGACGT GTGGTCCTTCGGCGTGCTGCTGTGGGAGATCTTCACGCTGGGTGGCTCGCCCTACCCCGGCGTGCCGGTCGAGGAGCTCTTCAAGCTGCTGAAGGAAGGTCACAGGATGGACAAGCCCAGCAACTGCACCAACGAGCT GTACATGATGATGCGGGATTGCTGGCACGCCGTCCCCTCCCAGAGACCCACCTTCAAGCAGCTGGTGGAAGACCTGGATAGGATCGTGGCCATGACCTCCAACCAG GAGTACCTGGACCTCTCCATGCCGCTGGATCAGTATTCTCCCGGCTTCCCAGACACCCGCAGCTCCACCTGCTCCTCGGGAGAGGACTCTGTTTTTTCTCACGACCCTCTTCCAGACGAGCCGTGCCTTCCCAAGTTCCCCCCTCAGCACACCAACGGCGGACTGAAGCGACACTGA
- the FGFR1 gene encoding fibroblast growth factor receptor 1 isoform X3 → MFTWRCLILWAVLVTATLSAARPAPTLPDQAKIEVESYSAHPGDLLQLRCRLRDDVQSINWVRDGVQLAENNRTRITGEEVEVRDAVPEDSGLYACMTNSPSGSETTYFSVNVSDALPSAEDDDDEEDSSSEEKEADNTKPNQAIAPYWTYPEKMEKKLHAVPAAKTVKFKCPSSGTPNPTLRWLKNGKEFKPDHRIGGYKVRYATWSIIMDSVVPSDKGNYTCIVENKYGSINHTYQLDVVERSPHRPILQAGLPANKTVALGSNVEFVCKVYSDPQPHIQWLKHIEVNGSKIGPDNLPYVQILKTAGVNTTDKEMEVLHLRNVSFEDAGEYTCLAGNSIGISHHSAWLTVLEAIEDTPAMMTSPLYLEIIIYCTGAFLISCMVVTVIIYKMKSTTKKTDFNSQLAVHKLAKSIPLRRQVTVSADSSSSMNSGVMLVRPSRLSSSGTPMLAGVSEYELPEDPRWELPRDRLILGKPLGEGCFGQVVLAEAIGLDKDKPNRVTKVAVKMLKSDATEKDLSDLISEMEMMKMIGKHKNIINLLGACTQDGPLYVIVEYASKGNLREYLQARRPPGMEYCYNPTRVPEEQLSFKDLVSCAYQVARGMEYLASKKCIHRDLAARNVLVTEDNVMKIADFGLARDIHHIDYYKKTTNGRLPVKWMAPEALFDRIYTHQSDVWSFGVLLWEIFTLGGSPYPGVPVEELFKLLKEGHRMDKPSNCTNELYMMMRDCWHAVPSQRPTFKQLVEDLDRIVAMTSNQEYLDLSMPLDQYSPGFPDTRSSTCSSGEDSVFSHDPLPDEPCLPKFPPQHTNGGLKRH, encoded by the exons CAAAAATCGAAGTGGAGTCCTACTCGGCCCACCCCGGTGACCTCCTCCAGCTGCGCTGCCGGCTGAGGGATGACGTCCAGAGCATCAACTGGGTGCGCGACGGCGTCCAGCTGGCCGAGAACAACCGGACGCGCATTACCGGGGAGGAGGTAGAGGTCAGGGACGCGGTGCCCGAGGACTCGGGGCTCTATGCCTGCATGACCAACAGCCCCTCGGGAAGCGAGACCACCTACTTCTCCGTGAACGTCTCAG ACGCGCTCCCTTCCGCggaggatgatgatgatgaagaggATTCCTCTTCAGAGGAGAAGGAGGCGGATAACACCAAGCCAAACC aggCCATTGCTCCCTACTGGACCTATCCTGAGAAGATGGAGAAGAAGCTCCATGCCGTCCCTGCTGCCAAAACGGTGAAATTCAAGTGTCCGTCGAGCGGGACGCCCAACCCCACACTGCGCTGGCTGAAGAACGGCAAGGAGTTCAAACCCGACCACCGCATTGGGGGGTACAAG GTCCGCTACGCAACCTGGAGCATCATCATGGACTCGGTGGTGCCGTCCGATAAGGGCAACTACACGTGTATCGTGGAGAACAAATACGGGAGCATCAACCACACCTACCAGCTGGATGTCGTGG AGCGGTCCCCGCACCGGCCcatcctgcaggcagggctgcctgccaACAAGACGGTGGCCCTGGGCAGCAACGTGGAGTTTGTCTGCAAGGTGTACAgcgacccccagccccacatccagTGGCTGAAGCACATCGAGGTGAACGGCAGCAAGATTGGCCCCGACAACCTGCCCTACGTGCAGATCCTGAAG ACGGCTGGCGTTAACACAACAGACAAAGAAATGGAAGTCCTTCACTTAAGGAATGTCTCATTTGAGGATGCTGGGGAGTATACATGTTTGGCGGGTAATTCTATTGGGATCTCCCATCACTCTGCATGGTTGACAGTTCTCGAAG CTATTGAAGACACCCCGGCCATGATGACGTCCCCCCTCTACCTGGAGATCATCATTTACTGCACTGGGGCCTTCCTCATCTCCTGCATGGTGGTGACCGTCATCATCTACAAGATGAAGAGCACCACCAAGAAGACGGACTTCAACAGCCAGCTGGCCGTGCACAAGCTGGCCAAGAGCATCCCCCTGCGCAGACAGGTAACAG TGTCGGCCGACTCCAGCTCCTCCATGAACTCGGGCGTGATGCTGGTCCGGCCCTCGCGGCTCTCCTCCAGCGGCACCCCCATGCTGGCCGGCGTCTCCGAGTACGAGCTCCCAGAGGACCCGCGCTGGGAGCTGCCCCGGGACAG GCTGATCCTGGGCAAGCCCCTGGGAGAAGGGTGCTTCGGGCAGGTGGTGCTGGCAGAAGCCATCGGCCTTGACAAGGACAAGCCAAACCGTGTGACCAAGGTGGCAGTGAAGATGCTCAAGT CCGACGCCACGGAGAAGGACTTGTCTGACCTCATCTCCGAGATGGAGATGATGAAGATGATCGGCAAGCACAAGAACATCATCAACCTGCTGGGAGCCTGCACGCAGGACG GACCCCTCTATGTGATCGTGGAGTATGCGAGCAAGGGCAACCTGCGGGAGTACCTGCAAGCCCGGCGGCCCCCTGGCATGGAGTACTGCTACAACCCCACCCGCGTCCCCGAGGAGCAGCTCTCCTTCAAGGACCTGGTCTCCTGCGCCTACCAGGTGGCCCGGGGCATGGAGTACCTGGCCTCCAAGAAG TGCATCCACAGGGACCTGGCGGCCAGGAACGTCTTGGTGACCGAGGACAACGTGATGAAGATCGCTGACTTCGGTCTAGCCCGTGACATCCACCACATAGATTACTACAAGAAGACAACAAAC GGTCGCCTGCCAGTGAAGTGGATGGCCCCAGAGGCTCTCTTCGACCGAATATACACTCATCAGAGCGACGT GTGGTCCTTCGGCGTGCTGCTGTGGGAGATCTTCACGCTGGGTGGCTCGCCCTACCCCGGCGTGCCGGTCGAGGAGCTCTTCAAGCTGCTGAAGGAAGGTCACAGGATGGACAAGCCCAGCAACTGCACCAACGAGCT GTACATGATGATGCGGGATTGCTGGCACGCCGTCCCCTCCCAGAGACCCACCTTCAAGCAGCTGGTGGAAGACCTGGATAGGATCGTGGCCATGACCTCCAACCAG GAGTACCTGGACCTCTCCATGCCGCTGGATCAGTATTCTCCCGGCTTCCCAGACACCCGCAGCTCCACCTGCTCCTCGGGAGAGGACTCTGTTTTTTCTCACGACCCTCTTCCAGACGAGCCGTGCCTTCCCAAGTTCCCCCCTCAGCACACCAACGGCGGACTGAAGCGACACTGA
- the FGFR1 gene encoding fibroblast growth factor receptor 1 isoform X2, giving the protein MFTWRCLILWAVLVTATLSAARPAPTLPDQVLPKAKIEVESYSAHPGDLLQLRCRLRDDVQSINWVRDGVQLAENNRTRITGEEVEVRDAVPEDSGLYACMTNSPSGSETTYFSVNVSDALPSAEDDDDEEDSSSEEKEADNTKPNQAIAPYWTYPEKMEKKLHAVPAAKTVKFKCPSSGTPNPTLRWLKNGKEFKPDHRIGGYKVRYATWSIIMDSVVPSDKGNYTCIVENKYGSINHTYQLDVVERSPHRPILQAGLPANKTVALGSNVEFVCKVYSDPQPHIQWLKHIEVNGSKIGPDNLPYVQILKTAGVNTTDKEMEVLHLRNVSFEDAGEYTCLAGNSIGISHHSAWLTVLEAIEDTPAMMTSPLYLEIIIYCTGAFLISCMVVTVIIYKMKSTTKKTDFNSQLAVHKLAKSIPLRRQVSADSSSSMNSGVMLVRPSRLSSSGTPMLAGVSEYELPEDPRWELPRDRLILGKPLGEGCFGQVVLAEAIGLDKDKPNRVTKVAVKMLKSDATEKDLSDLISEMEMMKMIGKHKNIINLLGACTQDGPLYVIVEYASKGNLREYLQARRPPGMEYCYNPTRVPEEQLSFKDLVSCAYQVARGMEYLASKKCIHRDLAARNVLVTEDNVMKIADFGLARDIHHIDYYKKTTNGRLPVKWMAPEALFDRIYTHQSDVWSFGVLLWEIFTLGGSPYPGVPVEELFKLLKEGHRMDKPSNCTNELYMMMRDCWHAVPSQRPTFKQLVEDLDRIVAMTSNQEYLDLSMPLDQYSPGFPDTRSSTCSSGEDSVFSHDPLPDEPCLPKFPPQHTNGGLKRH; this is encoded by the exons TTCTGCCCAAAGCAAAAATCGAAGTGGAGTCCTACTCGGCCCACCCCGGTGACCTCCTCCAGCTGCGCTGCCGGCTGAGGGATGACGTCCAGAGCATCAACTGGGTGCGCGACGGCGTCCAGCTGGCCGAGAACAACCGGACGCGCATTACCGGGGAGGAGGTAGAGGTCAGGGACGCGGTGCCCGAGGACTCGGGGCTCTATGCCTGCATGACCAACAGCCCCTCGGGAAGCGAGACCACCTACTTCTCCGTGAACGTCTCAG ACGCGCTCCCTTCCGCggaggatgatgatgatgaagaggATTCCTCTTCAGAGGAGAAGGAGGCGGATAACACCAAGCCAAACC aggCCATTGCTCCCTACTGGACCTATCCTGAGAAGATGGAGAAGAAGCTCCATGCCGTCCCTGCTGCCAAAACGGTGAAATTCAAGTGTCCGTCGAGCGGGACGCCCAACCCCACACTGCGCTGGCTGAAGAACGGCAAGGAGTTCAAACCCGACCACCGCATTGGGGGGTACAAG GTCCGCTACGCAACCTGGAGCATCATCATGGACTCGGTGGTGCCGTCCGATAAGGGCAACTACACGTGTATCGTGGAGAACAAATACGGGAGCATCAACCACACCTACCAGCTGGATGTCGTGG AGCGGTCCCCGCACCGGCCcatcctgcaggcagggctgcctgccaACAAGACGGTGGCCCTGGGCAGCAACGTGGAGTTTGTCTGCAAGGTGTACAgcgacccccagccccacatccagTGGCTGAAGCACATCGAGGTGAACGGCAGCAAGATTGGCCCCGACAACCTGCCCTACGTGCAGATCCTGAAG ACGGCTGGCGTTAACACAACAGACAAAGAAATGGAAGTCCTTCACTTAAGGAATGTCTCATTTGAGGATGCTGGGGAGTATACATGTTTGGCGGGTAATTCTATTGGGATCTCCCATCACTCTGCATGGTTGACAGTTCTCGAAG CTATTGAAGACACCCCGGCCATGATGACGTCCCCCCTCTACCTGGAGATCATCATTTACTGCACTGGGGCCTTCCTCATCTCCTGCATGGTGGTGACCGTCATCATCTACAAGATGAAGAGCACCACCAAGAAGACGGACTTCAACAGCCAGCTGGCCGTGCACAAGCTGGCCAAGAGCATCCCCCTGCGCAGACAG GTGTCGGCCGACTCCAGCTCCTCCATGAACTCGGGCGTGATGCTGGTCCGGCCCTCGCGGCTCTCCTCCAGCGGCACCCCCATGCTGGCCGGCGTCTCCGAGTACGAGCTCCCAGAGGACCCGCGCTGGGAGCTGCCCCGGGACAG GCTGATCCTGGGCAAGCCCCTGGGAGAAGGGTGCTTCGGGCAGGTGGTGCTGGCAGAAGCCATCGGCCTTGACAAGGACAAGCCAAACCGTGTGACCAAGGTGGCAGTGAAGATGCTCAAGT CCGACGCCACGGAGAAGGACTTGTCTGACCTCATCTCCGAGATGGAGATGATGAAGATGATCGGCAAGCACAAGAACATCATCAACCTGCTGGGAGCCTGCACGCAGGACG GACCCCTCTATGTGATCGTGGAGTATGCGAGCAAGGGCAACCTGCGGGAGTACCTGCAAGCCCGGCGGCCCCCTGGCATGGAGTACTGCTACAACCCCACCCGCGTCCCCGAGGAGCAGCTCTCCTTCAAGGACCTGGTCTCCTGCGCCTACCAGGTGGCCCGGGGCATGGAGTACCTGGCCTCCAAGAAG TGCATCCACAGGGACCTGGCGGCCAGGAACGTCTTGGTGACCGAGGACAACGTGATGAAGATCGCTGACTTCGGTCTAGCCCGTGACATCCACCACATAGATTACTACAAGAAGACAACAAAC GGTCGCCTGCCAGTGAAGTGGATGGCCCCAGAGGCTCTCTTCGACCGAATATACACTCATCAGAGCGACGT GTGGTCCTTCGGCGTGCTGCTGTGGGAGATCTTCACGCTGGGTGGCTCGCCCTACCCCGGCGTGCCGGTCGAGGAGCTCTTCAAGCTGCTGAAGGAAGGTCACAGGATGGACAAGCCCAGCAACTGCACCAACGAGCT GTACATGATGATGCGGGATTGCTGGCACGCCGTCCCCTCCCAGAGACCCACCTTCAAGCAGCTGGTGGAAGACCTGGATAGGATCGTGGCCATGACCTCCAACCAG GAGTACCTGGACCTCTCCATGCCGCTGGATCAGTATTCTCCCGGCTTCCCAGACACCCGCAGCTCCACCTGCTCCTCGGGAGAGGACTCTGTTTTTTCTCACGACCCTCTTCCAGACGAGCCGTGCCTTCCCAAGTTCCCCCCTCAGCACACCAACGGCGGACTGAAGCGACACTGA